From the genome of Pseudarthrobacter sp. NIBRBAC000502772:
ATGACGTTCCGGACCTCGGAGGCCACCTTGGGCATTCCGCGGTGGCTGCATCCTACGATCCAGTCGAGCTCTTCACCGAAGTAGCCCGGACGGCCCGTTTCCCACACCGGTTCCACGCGGCCGCCGACGGCCAGGACATCAGGATCGTCATAAAGGGCAAGCAGCCGTTGAAGCCAGTCCGGGGCTGCCTCGGCGTCGTCGTCGAGGAAGGCCACAATGTCCGAGTCGGCAAGTCCGACGCCGGTGTTCCGCGCTCCGGACAACCCGCGTGGACCACTGCTCTCCACCACCGTCACGTCATCTACAATTTCGGTGAGCCGCTCGTAGAGGTCCGCGTTATGGTCAATCACCACCAGGACCTCCTGGGGTGCAACTGATTGGGCCCGGACGGACTCTATGACGTCCAGCAACCGGTCCCAACGCCTTTCGGTATAAGCACAAATGACGATCGTTACGCTCGGACGTGCACCACGATCCAGCATGCTACGCACCCCGAACGAGGGAGAGAACCGTTTGGGGATCCATAGGCGTCCGCGGGACGCTGACATTTGCGTAGGTATATTTCACCCGGCGGAGGGCTTCAGGTCTGGCGCCTGCGGTGGGCGCCTCCCACATGGTGCATTCGCGCGCCAGCGTTCCCAGTACCCGCCAGCCGTCACGGAACGTCTGCAGGTTCGACGCGCCGGAGATCCGGTCCAGCTCCAGGCTGGGGACTTCGGCAATGCGCAGACCGGCCTTTGCCGCCCGGACAATCAGCTCGGTCTCAATTTCAAAGCCGTCCGATTCCAGCTGAAGGATCTCCAGGCATTCCCTCCGAAACGCAATATATCCATAGCAAAGGTCAGAGTAGTTGCTATGCAGGACCGCATTGGCCAATCCGGTCAGAGCGCGGTTGCCGGCCTTCCTCAGCCTGGTCAGGTCTTCGGATCCTCCGCCCGTGACATGGCGCGAGCCCTTAACGAAGTCGAAATCGTGCTGAAGCGGGGCAACGAACCAGCCGATCTCCTGGGGATCCATGCTGCCATCCGCGTCCAGCATGACAATGATGTCCCCTGAGGCTGCGGCAAAACCCGACCGGAGGGCCACGCCCTTGCCCTTGCGCTGCTCATCGACGATGACAAGGTTCTCGCGGATAGCGCGGGCTACTCCCACCGTGTTGTCCGTGGAACGGCCGTCCACGATGACAACCTCGTCCACATACGAGGGAATCCGGCGAAGAACCCACGGGATATTCCTCGCCTCGTTCAGGGTGGGGATGACGACACTGACTGACGCCTTCGGAGCTTCGAAGGCCAGCATAGGGAATGTTATCGGGAGCTGGGTTGAAATAGACAAATACCTCACCACTTCATGACGCTTGCGGATTTCGTCAACTCCGCACTCGACTCAGAAGTCGGGCGCAGATTTATCGCTTTATCCGGTCATGGGTCTGGTCTCTGGCCCCAGCTCTCATTT
Proteins encoded in this window:
- a CDS encoding glycosyltransferase family 2 protein, coding for MLAFEAPKASVSVVIPTLNEARNIPWVLRRIPSYVDEVVIVDGRSTDNTVGVARAIRENLVIVDEQRKGKGVALRSGFAAASGDIIVMLDADGSMDPQEIGWFVAPLQHDFDFVKGSRHVTGGGSEDLTRLRKAGNRALTGLANAVLHSNYSDLCYGYIAFRRECLEILQLESDGFEIETELIVRAAKAGLRIAEVPSLELDRISGASNLQTFRDGWRVLGTLARECTMWEAPTAGARPEALRRVKYTYANVSVPRTPMDPQTVLSLVRGA